A section of the Triticum dicoccoides isolate Atlit2015 ecotype Zavitan chromosome 7A, WEW_v2.0, whole genome shotgun sequence genome encodes:
- the LOC119330616 gene encoding SEC12-like protein 2 codes for MAPRAGGQTYGFPIYCASWLPLAHIIKPSPSADGVVDADASPALPSPPPPPMVALGGGGGEGRSGVPNALVVAALAPAAAAGAPPALSPEPVFRLGTEEQVPYRMAVHPRGDGVLCAFPNGCRLVQWESPEGEGPHSLVLRSDQEALVKLKDVGLQLAVSFSGEGSILATGGEDGHLRVFKWPGMETIIEDPDAKTSVKDLSFSSDEKFLVVNRSSGPSRVWDLKSSEAVANLPREQGEIFGFCRFSTKSDNSQLLFVTAMQGDYGKIISWNTTSWTRIGSKKVTRDAISAFSVSPDGTLLAIGTIEGSISVLGSRDMRVVVTVKKAHLGIVTTLAFSQDSRALLSTSFDSTARVTSTESPKSDGISLWSMVLAIILAILVYYYMQHKEDLLAMLPQ; via the exons ATGGCGCCGCGCGCCGGCGGTCAGACCTACGGCTTCCCCATCTACTGCGCCTCCTGGCTCCCACTCGCACACATCATCAAGCCCTCCCCATCCGCCGACGGCGTCGTGGATGCGGACGCGTCCCCGGCCCTGCCCTCCCCACCTCCGCCCCCCATGGTGGCCcttggcggaggcggaggcgagggCCGGAGCGGCGTGCCCAACGCGCTGGTCGTCGCCGCCCTCGCCCCCGCCGCTGCAGCAGGGGCGCCTCCAGCGCTCTCCCCCGAGCCG GTGTTCAGGCTGGGGACAGAGGAGCAGGTGCCATACAGGATGGCCGTACACCCCCGCGGCGATGGCGTCCTCTGCGCCTTCCCCAACGGCTGCAG GTTGGTGCAGTGGGAATCACCAGAAGGAGAAGGTCCACATAGCCTAGTTTTGAGATCTGACCAGGAGGCTTTAGTGAAGCTAAAGGATGTTGGTTTACAGTTGGCTGTGTCATTCAGTGGAGAGGGTTCAATACTTGCCACTGGTGGCGAG GATGGACATTTGCGGGTCTTCAAATGGCCTGGCATGGAAACCATTATTGAAGATCCTGATGCTAAAACATCTGTTAAGGATCTTAGTTTCAG TTCCGATGAGAAGTTTCTAGTTGTGAACAGGAGCAGTGGCCCATCTAGAGTGTGGGATTTAAAGTCATCTGAAGCTGTGGCTAATCTGCCAAGAGAACAA GGAGAAATATTTGGCTTCTGCcgattttctactaagtctgacaaTAGTCAGCTTCTCTTTGTTACAGCAATGCAAG GTGATTACGGGAAAATAATATCTTGGAATACTACCTCATGGACAAGAATTGGATCAAAGAAAGTAACTCGTGATGCGATTTCAGCTTTTTCAGTCTCGCCTGATGGTACACTTCTAGCAAT TGGAACTATTGAGGGAAGCATCAGTGTTCTAGGTTCAAGAGACATGCGAGTGGTTGTAACAGTTAAAAAGGCACATCTTGGCATTGTTACTACATTAGCGTTTTCTCAAGATTCAAG GGCCTTGCTGTCGACTTCCTTTGACTCAACCGCAAGGGTGACATCGACTGAATCACCCAAGAGCGATG GTATAAGCCTCTGGTCCATGGTACTAGCTATTATACTCGCAATTTTGGTATATTACTATATGCAGCACAAAGAAGATCTCTTGGCAATGTTGCCACAATGA